The Streptomyces sp. NBC_01775 genome includes a region encoding these proteins:
- a CDS encoding CU044_5270 family protein produces the protein MNALFRNRSGAATPSSRPADPAHEEETRERQEARDRTELAALREMVPPPAAPRLSSTRHAELEAHLMNEINDTAATSDAAKSTKSAKSRSAARRSPAFGWLTPGRSMSLGAAAAVVAATMTGLAVTGSSGQTAVAAPAPLKVESSRATVPLATVAKRAAALADSPGAAHRGTHRREWALGMWDDGKHKPKQMPVVETRARYNADGSGEAQDIKDGRVVHRKHLPAGSWEKFADFRNTPPTTVGGLDDYLAKESPDTRGSAYWTMDSVEALLREWTPGPAQTAAIDGLLAKRSGLRALGPVKDRAGRQGQAYGVDFKGTVRWTIILDEHTGRILGTELSSIKTDPKMQLKPGDVEQYNTYLD, from the coding sequence ATGAACGCCCTGTTCCGGAACCGTTCCGGCGCCGCCACCCCGTCCTCCCGTCCGGCGGACCCCGCCCACGAGGAGGAGACCCGGGAGCGGCAGGAGGCCCGCGACCGCACCGAGCTCGCCGCACTGCGTGAGATGGTCCCGCCGCCCGCCGCCCCCCGGCTCTCGTCCACCCGTCACGCGGAGCTCGAAGCACACCTGATGAACGAGATCAACGACACGGCCGCCACATCCGACGCCGCGAAGTCCACGAAGTCCGCCAAGTCCCGCTCCGCCGCCCGCCGCTCCCCGGCCTTCGGCTGGCTGACGCCCGGCCGGTCGATGTCACTCGGGGCGGCTGCCGCCGTCGTCGCGGCGACCATGACGGGGCTCGCCGTCACCGGCAGCAGCGGCCAGACGGCCGTCGCCGCGCCCGCCCCGCTCAAGGTGGAGAGCTCCCGGGCCACCGTGCCGCTCGCCACCGTCGCGAAGCGGGCCGCCGCCCTCGCCGACTCCCCCGGCGCCGCGCACCGCGGAACCCACCGCCGGGAGTGGGCACTGGGGATGTGGGACGACGGCAAGCACAAGCCGAAGCAGATGCCGGTGGTCGAGACCCGCGCCCGCTACAACGCCGACGGCAGCGGTGAGGCGCAGGACATCAAGGACGGCCGGGTCGTCCACCGCAAGCACCTGCCCGCAGGGTCGTGGGAGAAGTTCGCCGACTTCCGGAACACGCCGCCGACCACCGTCGGCGGCCTCGACGACTACCTGGCGAAGGAGAGCCCCGACACCCGCGGCAGCGCGTACTGGACGATGGACTCCGTGGAGGCGCTGCTGCGCGAGTGGACGCCCGGCCCCGCCCAGACGGCCGCGATCGACGGCCTGCTCGCCAAGCGGTCCGGCCTGCGTGCCCTCGGTCCCGTCAAGGACCGTGCGGGGCGCCAAGGCCAGGCGTACGGCGTGGACTTCAAGGGGACGGTGCGATGGACGATCATCCTCGACGAGCACACCGGACGCATCCTGGGCACGGAGCTCTCCAGCATCAAGACCGACCCGAAGATGCAGCTCAAGCCCGGTGACGTCGAGCAGTACAACACCTACCTGGACTGA
- a CDS encoding MMPL family transporter: MAALAKWCLRHRWAVLGLWLVALFGTGAAGGALGSDYANNFSLPGTESTRAQESMRDAFPALAGDTDTVVWRVTDGTVRDAETRRRMTAALADIADVDQVGTVAGPYGKGGAARVSEDGRTAYAEVTFTEPVFELDKANVESVVERAERARADGLQVELGGQAVEQTQQPPSGLAEGVGILAAAVVLLLAFGSFFAMLLPLLNAVFAVGTGMAGLLLLSNVMDLPEAAPLLGSLIGLGVGIDYALFIVTRHRRGLKAGLAPDAAAVRAMDTSGRAVLFAGGTVCVALLAMFTLRLDLLNGIALATVLTTVLSVLAATTLLPAMLGFLGPRALSRRERRRLDAGDADGRTSGLALRWAGVLERRPRALALVAVVVLAALAVPALSLRLGANDQGNAPTSLTTRKAYDLLADGFGPGVNGPLLLVGDVAGASGADGEGTGGGGEAERRAFARLTDRVADMKGVARVESLPVPRGGKTAVAQVVPTTSPQSEATDRLIDTLRERTVPDAERGSALRVDVGGATAGQKDFASVISGKLPLFVTVIVALGALLLLMAFRSLVVPLTAALMNLIAAGASFGLLVAVFQWGWGIDLLALGKEGPIISFLPVIMLPLLFGLSMDYQVFLVSRMHEEWTHTRDNGRAVRAGLADTSRVINSAALIMICVFAAFALSGDPAGAMAGVGLAGAVALDAFILRTVLVPALMFLLGRANWWLPGWLDRGLPHLAVDPPDKDVRAGSGPQPSPSPEAPTERDPDDADDRELVRAAPGTHTGAAPRRALPRPRQDGTRVRGTVRDVDGASVAGAQLTLVSAGGLQLARTRSSATGEYELPAPGSGAYIVVVTTAALGATSRSVLISDAPYRLDLQVAPPQE; encoded by the coding sequence ATGGCCGCGTTGGCGAAATGGTGTCTGCGGCACCGGTGGGCGGTGCTCGGGCTGTGGCTGGTGGCGCTCTTCGGCACCGGGGCCGCGGGCGGAGCGCTGGGCAGCGACTACGCGAACAACTTCAGCCTCCCCGGGACCGAGTCCACCCGCGCGCAGGAGTCGATGCGCGACGCCTTCCCGGCCCTCGCCGGCGACACCGACACCGTCGTGTGGCGGGTGACGGACGGCACCGTCAGGGACGCGGAGACTCGGCGGCGGATGACGGCCGCACTCGCCGACATCGCCGACGTCGACCAGGTCGGCACCGTCGCCGGCCCCTACGGCAAGGGCGGCGCCGCGCGCGTCAGCGAGGACGGCAGGACCGCCTACGCCGAAGTGACCTTCACCGAGCCGGTGTTCGAGCTGGACAAGGCCAACGTCGAGAGCGTCGTGGAGCGCGCCGAACGGGCCCGCGCGGACGGCCTCCAGGTGGAGCTGGGCGGACAGGCCGTCGAGCAGACGCAGCAGCCGCCCAGCGGGCTCGCCGAGGGCGTCGGCATCCTCGCGGCGGCCGTCGTACTGCTGCTGGCCTTCGGGTCGTTCTTCGCGATGCTGCTGCCGCTGCTGAACGCGGTCTTCGCGGTCGGCACCGGCATGGCCGGACTCCTGCTGCTCAGCAACGTCATGGACCTGCCGGAGGCGGCGCCGCTGCTGGGCTCGCTGATCGGGCTGGGCGTCGGCATCGACTACGCGCTGTTCATCGTCACCCGGCACCGCAGGGGCCTCAAGGCCGGACTGGCCCCGGACGCCGCCGCGGTACGCGCCATGGACACCTCCGGGCGGGCCGTGCTGTTCGCCGGCGGCACCGTGTGCGTGGCGCTGTTGGCCATGTTCACCCTGCGCCTGGACCTGTTGAACGGGATCGCGCTGGCCACCGTCCTCACCACGGTGCTCAGCGTCCTGGCCGCCACCACGCTGCTGCCCGCGATGCTCGGCTTCCTCGGCCCGCGCGCCCTCAGCCGCCGCGAGCGGCGACGGCTCGACGCGGGCGACGCCGACGGGCGCACGAGCGGTCTCGCCCTGCGCTGGGCCGGCGTCCTGGAGCGCCGCCCGAGGGCGCTCGCGCTGGTGGCCGTCGTCGTGCTGGCCGCCCTGGCGGTGCCCGCGCTGTCGCTTCGTCTGGGCGCCAACGACCAGGGCAACGCGCCCACTTCGCTGACCACCCGTAAGGCATACGACCTGCTCGCCGACGGCTTCGGACCCGGCGTCAACGGGCCCCTGCTGCTGGTCGGCGACGTCGCGGGCGCGAGCGGTGCCGACGGTGAGGGAACCGGTGGCGGCGGCGAGGCGGAGCGCCGTGCCTTCGCCCGGCTGACCGACCGGGTGGCGGACATGAAGGGCGTCGCCCGGGTCGAGTCGCTGCCGGTACCGCGCGGCGGGAAGACGGCCGTGGCGCAGGTCGTGCCGACCACCTCGCCGCAGTCCGAGGCGACCGACCGGCTCATCGACACCCTCCGCGAGCGCACCGTGCCCGACGCCGAACGGGGCAGCGCGCTGCGGGTGGACGTGGGCGGAGCGACCGCCGGCCAGAAGGACTTCGCCTCGGTGATCTCCGGCAAACTGCCGCTGTTCGTCACCGTCATCGTCGCGCTCGGGGCGCTGCTGCTGCTCATGGCCTTCCGCAGCCTCGTCGTCCCGCTGACGGCGGCACTGATGAACCTGATCGCGGCGGGGGCCTCGTTCGGGCTGCTGGTGGCCGTCTTCCAGTGGGGCTGGGGCATCGACCTGCTCGCGCTCGGGAAGGAGGGGCCGATCATCTCCTTCCTGCCGGTCATCATGCTGCCGCTGCTGTTCGGCCTGTCCATGGACTACCAGGTGTTCCTGGTGAGCCGTATGCACGAGGAGTGGACCCACACCCGCGACAACGGGCGCGCCGTACGCGCGGGGCTCGCCGACACCAGCCGCGTCATCAACTCGGCGGCGCTCATCATGATCTGCGTCTTCGCCGCCTTCGCGCTCAGCGGCGACCCGGCCGGCGCCATGGCCGGGGTCGGTCTCGCGGGCGCCGTCGCGCTGGACGCGTTCATCCTGCGCACGGTGCTGGTGCCCGCGCTGATGTTCCTCCTCGGCCGCGCCAACTGGTGGCTGCCCGGCTGGCTGGACCGCGGGCTGCCGCACCTGGCGGTGGACCCGCCGGACAAGGACGTACGCGCGGGGAGCGGGCCGCAGCCGTCACCTTCGCCGGAGGCTCCCACCGAGCGGGACCCCGACGACGCCGACGACCGCGAGCTGGTACGGGCTGCGCCGGGGACGCACACCGGTGCCGCCCCGCGCCGCGCACTGCCGCGCCCACGGCAGGACGGTACGCGGGTACGCGGCACCGTGCGCGACGTGGACGGCGCATCTGTCGCGGGCGCCCAGCTCACGCTCGTCTCAGCGGGCGGCCTCCAGCTCGCCCGCACCCGGTCCTCCGCGACCGGCGAGTACGAGCTGCCGGCGCCCGGCAGCGGCGCCTACATCGTCGTCGTCACCACCGCCGCGCTGGGCGCCACCAGCCGCAGCGTCCTCATCAGCGACGCCCCCTACCGGCTGGATCTCCAGGTGGCCCCACCCCAAGAGTGA
- a CDS encoding response regulator transcription factor has translation MTRQPLHPPAYAPAGHVPAGHVPAADSAPKAARVLVVEDEPSIADVLAITLRFHGFEVVTASGAQAAVTAAREERPDAVLLDIALPDGDGRQVCRVLRAERGDLAVVFLTAKDAPAEVVQGLTLGGDDYITKPFNVDEVVARLRAVLRRTARGSAADAGGAPPAPRPPVLRYGDLELDEATYTVRRGGRDADLTPTEFALLRHLVRHGDRIVPKEQLLKQVWRYEHPVESTVVETYISYLRRKLARLGPPLIRTRRGVGYGLRPPEPQSPPEPQREREPHPEPGPGPAPEGPA, from the coding sequence ATGACGCGCCAGCCTCTCCACCCGCCCGCCTACGCACCGGCCGGCCACGTACCGGCCGGCCACGTACCGGCCGCCGACTCCGCGCCCAAGGCCGCCCGGGTCCTGGTCGTCGAGGACGAGCCGTCCATCGCCGACGTCCTGGCGATCACCCTGCGCTTCCACGGCTTCGAGGTGGTGACCGCCTCGGGAGCCCAGGCGGCCGTGACGGCGGCCCGCGAGGAGCGCCCGGACGCGGTGTTGCTGGACATAGCCCTGCCCGACGGCGACGGGCGGCAGGTGTGCCGGGTACTGCGGGCCGAACGGGGCGATCTGGCCGTGGTGTTCCTGACCGCGAAGGACGCCCCGGCCGAGGTCGTCCAGGGGCTCACGCTGGGCGGCGACGACTACATCACCAAGCCGTTCAACGTGGACGAGGTCGTGGCCAGATTGCGTGCCGTACTGCGGCGTACCGCGCGCGGCTCCGCGGCCGATGCGGGCGGAGCGCCACCAGCGCCGCGCCCGCCGGTGCTGCGCTACGGCGATCTGGAGCTGGACGAGGCGACGTACACCGTGCGGCGCGGCGGGCGCGACGCGGACCTGACGCCGACGGAGTTCGCGCTGCTGCGCCATCTGGTGCGGCACGGGGACCGGATCGTGCCCAAGGAGCAGCTCCTGAAGCAGGTGTGGCGCTACGAGCACCCGGTGGAGTCCACCGTCGTGGAGACCTACATCAGCTATCTGCGCCGGAAGCTGGCCCGGCTCGGGCCGCCGCTGATCCGCACCCGGCGCGGCGTGGGCTACGGCCTGCGCCCGCCGGAGCCGCAGTCCCCACCGGAGCCGCAACGGGAGCGGGAGCCGCATCCGGAGCCGGGGCCGGGGCCCGCGCCGGAAGGCCCGGCGTGA
- a CDS encoding acyl-CoA thioesterase/bile acid-CoA:amino acid N-acyltransferase family protein, with translation MGRLRMVRAVAVGIVVAVGVSGCADSGDGPAKPVGKHGARLTADRTTALADEQVEAKLSGLGARTRVSVDARATDRDGHAWTSRLARTADRKGRVDMTKDTARLMSGMRPTGGRAAKLRGTGTTFSYHPGPPGTQRAYTVRLTATARSGKHKGERLAARTLTREWLTKGTTHRKLTVAKDKVAGDLYLPAKGAGRKKAPVLVFGGSEGGNAGTYTAALLASHGHPAMSLCYFRCGAGSGRPNAIDMIDLDYFTRAGRLLREQDGADPSRLTVMGNSRGSEAAQLLGQRRPSVFRDVVAYAPSSKVNGPYLAGSVAWADHGKPVPTGPIPLDKVRGTVLAVAGGNDKMWGSAASANDMAAHGAKKLVYPDAGHHVNWFPLGQPGEEGGQNGAVAPTAEADQAARADSWPKVLKLLEG, from the coding sequence ATGGGACGTTTGCGAATGGTGCGGGCCGTGGCCGTGGGGATCGTGGTGGCCGTCGGGGTGAGCGGCTGCGCCGACAGCGGCGACGGCCCGGCGAAGCCGGTCGGGAAGCACGGGGCGCGGCTGACGGCGGATCGCACCACCGCGTTGGCGGACGAGCAGGTCGAGGCGAAACTGTCGGGGCTGGGCGCGCGCACGCGCGTGAGCGTCGACGCGCGGGCGACCGACCGCGACGGCCACGCGTGGACGTCGCGGCTGGCGCGCACAGCGGACCGCAAGGGCCGGGTCGACATGACGAAGGACACGGCGCGGCTGATGTCCGGTATGCGGCCCACCGGCGGGCGCGCGGCGAAGCTGCGGGGGACGGGCACGACGTTCTCGTACCATCCGGGCCCGCCCGGCACCCAGCGCGCCTACACGGTGCGGCTCACAGCCACCGCGCGCAGCGGCAAGCACAAGGGCGAGCGCCTCGCGGCCCGTACCCTCACCCGCGAGTGGCTCACCAAGGGCACCACGCACCGCAAGCTGACCGTCGCCAAGGACAAGGTGGCGGGTGATCTGTATCTGCCCGCCAAGGGAGCGGGCCGCAAGAAGGCGCCCGTGCTGGTGTTCGGCGGCTCCGAGGGCGGCAACGCGGGCACCTACACCGCCGCGCTGCTCGCCTCGCACGGGCATCCGGCGATGTCGCTGTGCTACTTCCGCTGCGGGGCCGGTTCGGGCCGTCCGAACGCCATCGACATGATCGACCTGGACTACTTCACCCGCGCGGGCCGCCTCCTGCGCGAGCAGGACGGCGCCGATCCGTCGCGGCTGACGGTGATGGGCAACTCGCGCGGCAGCGAGGCGGCCCAGCTGCTGGGCCAGCGCCGCCCGTCGGTGTTCCGCGACGTGGTGGCGTACGCGCCGTCGTCGAAGGTCAACGGCCCCTACCTCGCGGGCAGTGTCGCCTGGGCCGATCACGGCAAGCCCGTGCCGACGGGGCCGATCCCGCTGGACAAGGTGCGCGGCACCGTGCTGGCCGTGGCGGGCGGCAACGACAAGATGTGGGGCTCGGCGGCCTCCGCGAACGACATGGCAGCGCACGGCGCGAAGAAGCTGGTCTATCCGGACGCGGGCCACCACGTGAACTGGTTCCCGCTCGGGCAGCCCGGCGAGGAGGGCGGCCAAAACGGTGCGGTGGCGCCGACCGCCGAGGCCGACCAGGCGGCCCGCGCCGACTCCTGGCCGAAGGTCCTCAAGCTGCTCGAGGGGTAG
- a CDS encoding GNAT family N-acetyltransferase: MHTDPRLRADTHPGVALIRDRTEGDLDACAHLLADVHADDGYPVNWPPRPADWLAPAGALGAWVAEWSGQVMGHVTLCPGTPGDVAAGLWSSRAAGAPERAAVVSRLFVPPAARGHGLGTLLLTRAVREATGRGLHPVLEVAASDTAATALYERQGWQRLATLDQDWGAARPVTVHCYAHP, from the coding sequence ATGCATACCGACCCCCGGCTCCGTGCCGACACCCACCCCGGCGTCGCGCTGATACGCGACCGGACCGAGGGCGATCTCGACGCCTGCGCGCACCTGCTCGCCGACGTGCACGCCGACGACGGCTATCCCGTCAACTGGCCCCCGCGCCCCGCCGACTGGCTCGCGCCCGCGGGGGCGCTCGGGGCGTGGGTCGCGGAGTGGTCGGGGCAGGTCATGGGACATGTCACCCTCTGTCCCGGTACGCCCGGCGACGTGGCGGCCGGGCTGTGGAGCAGCCGGGCGGCCGGTGCGCCGGAGCGCGCGGCGGTCGTCAGCAGACTGTTCGTCCCGCCCGCCGCGCGCGGCCACGGGCTGGGGACGCTGCTGCTGACGCGCGCCGTACGGGAGGCCACGGGGCGGGGGCTGCACCCCGTGCTGGAGGTGGCGGCCTCCGACACCGCGGCGACCGCCCTGTACGAACGCCAGGGCTGGCAGCGGCTGGCCACCCTCGACCAGGACTGGGGCGCGGCGCGGCCGGTCACCGTCCACTGTTACGCGCACCCGTAG
- a CDS encoding MFS transporter: MPHPLRQRDFRLLFAGRTLSLVGDAALPAALALAVLRATGSTSALALVLGCAMVPKLLLLPVGGVIADRLRARTVALGTDLVRCAAQLFTGLQLLGGEPSLVLIGAAEAVGGAASAFAMPCLYPLVAGTVPAEGRQRANALMATAESASKLAGPALAGVLVLTAGPGWAFLLDAGTFAASAALLALVRVGHVPLPRRSFRADLAEGWSEVRTRAWYWPSLLGHAVSNLAISVLLVLGPGVAVRELGGEGVWVAVVQAGAVGLLVGNLAASRVRPRRPVLVANLLAAGFALPLAVFAAAPGAGYAIAAYGVAMVGLGFLNPVWQTTVQNAIPATALARVTSYDWLLSLGAMPLGYALAPLTAETWSPAVPLVAAALLVAAAGLATALIPPVRRFERPPAEAPASPAAPGAEAEADS, translated from the coding sequence ATGCCTCATCCGCTCCGTCAGCGTGACTTCCGGCTCCTGTTCGCGGGGCGCACGCTCTCCCTCGTCGGCGACGCCGCCTTGCCCGCCGCGCTGGCGCTGGCCGTCCTGCGGGCGACCGGCTCCACCTCCGCGCTCGCGCTCGTCCTCGGCTGCGCGATGGTGCCCAAGCTGTTGCTGCTGCCGGTCGGCGGCGTGATAGCCGACCGGTTACGGGCCCGTACGGTCGCGCTCGGCACCGACCTCGTGCGGTGCGCGGCGCAGCTGTTCACCGGGCTCCAGCTGCTCGGCGGCGAACCGTCGCTGGTGCTGATCGGCGCCGCCGAAGCGGTGGGCGGCGCCGCGTCCGCGTTCGCCATGCCCTGCCTGTATCCGCTGGTCGCGGGCACCGTCCCGGCCGAGGGGCGGCAGCGCGCCAACGCGCTGATGGCGACGGCCGAGAGCGCCAGCAAGCTCGCCGGGCCCGCGCTGGCGGGCGTCCTCGTCCTCACCGCCGGGCCCGGGTGGGCCTTCCTGCTGGATGCCGGCACCTTCGCGGCGAGCGCGGCGCTGCTCGCGTTGGTACGGGTCGGCCATGTGCCGCTGCCCCGGCGCTCGTTCCGCGCCGACCTGGCCGAAGGGTGGTCGGAGGTGCGCACCCGCGCCTGGTACTGGCCGAGCCTGCTCGGCCACGCCGTCAGCAACCTGGCCATCAGCGTGCTGCTCGTTCTCGGGCCCGGGGTCGCCGTGCGGGAGCTGGGCGGGGAGGGCGTGTGGGTGGCCGTCGTCCAGGCGGGCGCCGTGGGGCTGCTGGTCGGCAACCTGGCGGCCTCGCGGGTGCGACCGCGGCGGCCGGTGCTGGTGGCGAACCTGCTGGCGGCGGGGTTCGCGCTGCCGCTCGCGGTGTTCGCGGCGGCCCCCGGCGCGGGGTACGCGATCGCCGCGTACGGGGTGGCGATGGTGGGGCTCGGCTTCCTCAACCCCGTGTGGCAGACGACCGTCCAGAACGCGATACCCGCCACCGCGCTGGCCCGGGTCACCTCCTACGACTGGCTCCTGTCGCTGGGTGCCATGCCGCTGGGCTACGCCCTCGCCCCGCTCACCGCCGAGACCTGGTCCCCCGCCGTGCCCCTGGTCGCCGCCGCGCTGCTGGTGGCCGCCGCCGGCCTGGCCACGGCCCTGATCCCGCCCGTCCGCCGCTTCGAGCGGCCCCCCGCCGAGGCGCCTGCCTCTCCGGCGGCTCCCGGGGCCGAGGCGGAAGCCGATTCCTGA
- a CDS encoding sensor histidine kinase has product MRFPVLRRPASLRAKMTLNSIAMLAVGLVVATCISLMGVKHYLVSSVDSRLASSKQGLERSGVTMRDISALARFTGMDRMLNSDAARAANHSSNVFVPVDARGRPQELFGQTPSGAQRALAEAVPRPARQAEGGEPVDVDAVHGTPYRATAVRLSDGQLVVMATEVGAAGEIMHKVIRLELVVGVALMAVLGTAMFIGSRRRLRPMEDMVEAASAIAEGSGPGEDGGPGRLDLSRRVASREKHRHHQVQEVERLRLALNAMLHQVEAAFLTREHAAAHLRRFVADASHELRTPLSAIRGYLQLYERGMLSDGEERARALARMTGETERMARLVDELLALARLDQRPELRPVPVDVGRLAEEALADLTLQQPERPVALELPAEPCVALADEATLRQVVGNLVANVRVHTPPSAAVRVEVTTEASGGEAVDGEEGGAESCHQVCVLRVGDDGPGMSPEDAERVFDRFFRTGAAGTEGSGLGMSVVKAGVEAQHGTVTVTTAPGAGLTVTIALPAASRHPPPVAHLAG; this is encoded by the coding sequence GTGAGGTTCCCGGTCCTGCGGCGGCCCGCCTCGCTGCGCGCCAAGATGACGCTCAACAGCATCGCCATGCTGGCCGTCGGCCTCGTCGTCGCCACCTGCATCAGCCTGATGGGCGTCAAGCACTATCTCGTCTCCTCCGTCGACAGCCGGCTGGCCTCCAGCAAGCAGGGCCTGGAGCGCTCCGGGGTCACCATGCGGGACATCTCGGCGCTGGCCCGCTTCACCGGCATGGACCGGATGCTCAACTCGGACGCCGCCCGGGCCGCCAACCACAGCAGCAACGTCTTCGTGCCCGTCGACGCCCGGGGACGCCCGCAGGAGCTGTTCGGCCAGACGCCCAGCGGGGCCCAGCGCGCGCTGGCCGAGGCCGTGCCCCGCCCCGCCCGGCAGGCCGAGGGCGGGGAGCCGGTGGACGTCGATGCCGTGCACGGCACCCCCTACCGCGCCACCGCCGTCCGGCTCTCGGACGGGCAGCTGGTGGTGATGGCGACGGAGGTGGGCGCCGCCGGGGAGATCATGCACAAGGTCATCCGGCTCGAACTCGTCGTCGGCGTCGCGCTGATGGCGGTGCTGGGCACCGCGATGTTCATCGGCTCGCGGCGGCGGCTGCGCCCCATGGAGGACATGGTGGAGGCCGCCTCCGCCATCGCCGAGGGCAGCGGGCCCGGGGAGGACGGCGGGCCGGGGCGGCTGGACCTGTCGCGGCGGGTGGCCTCCCGGGAGAAGCACCGGCACCACCAGGTGCAAGAGGTCGAGCGGCTGCGGCTGGCGCTCAACGCGATGCTGCACCAGGTCGAGGCCGCCTTCCTCACGCGCGAGCACGCGGCGGCGCACCTGCGCCGCTTCGTCGCGGACGCCTCCCACGAGCTGCGCACCCCGCTCTCGGCGATCCGCGGCTACCTCCAGCTCTACGAGCGGGGCATGCTCTCCGACGGGGAGGAGCGGGCGCGTGCCCTGGCCCGGATGACGGGCGAGACGGAGCGGATGGCACGGCTGGTGGACGAGCTGCTGGCGCTGGCCAGGCTGGATCAGCGGCCCGAGCTGCGGCCGGTGCCGGTGGATGTGGGTCGGCTCGCGGAGGAGGCCCTCGCGGACCTGACGTTGCAGCAGCCGGAGCGCCCGGTGGCGCTGGAGCTTCCCGCCGAGCCGTGTGTGGCGCTCGCGGACGAGGCGACGCTGCGGCAGGTCGTCGGCAACCTGGTGGCCAACGTCCGCGTCCACACGCCCCCTTCGGCCGCGGTGCGGGTCGAGGTCACCACCGAGGCGAGCGGTGGCGAGGCGGTCGACGGGGAGGAGGGCGGCGCGGAGAGCTGTCACCAGGTGTGTGTGCTGCGGGTCGGCGACGACGGGCCGGGGATGTCCCCCGAGGACGCCGAGCGGGTCTTCGACCGGTTCTTCCGCACGGGCGCCGCCGGGACGGAGGGCAGCGGGCTGGGCATGTCGGTGGTCAAGGCGGGCGTGGAGGCCCAGCACGGCACCGTCACCGTGACGACAGCGCCCGGCGCCGGCCTGACGGTGACCATCGCCCTCCCGGCCGCGTCCCGGCACCCCCCGCCGGTGGCCCACCTGGCCGGCTAG
- a CDS encoding RNA polymerase sigma factor has protein sequence MTDSTHSRLREGDPAALAEAFREHADAVYRHALWSTGNWATAEDIVSLTYLEAWCSRERLRPEETGSLRPWLLGIATNVLRNTARSARRHRKALARMPRSDIVPNFADEVAGRLADAEQLAAAMAALEGLRRAEREVFTLCVWGGLDYASAAEALGIPVGTVRSRLSRARAKLRDSVGHPATRRDDTQRAPGRELPGGSGQIQRVDRIPARTTQENPA, from the coding sequence GTGACTGATTCAACCCACTCCCGTCTCCGCGAAGGTGACCCGGCCGCGCTCGCCGAGGCGTTCCGGGAGCACGCGGACGCCGTGTACCGCCATGCTCTGTGGTCCACGGGCAACTGGGCCACGGCCGAGGACATCGTCTCCCTCACCTACCTGGAGGCGTGGTGCTCGCGCGAGCGGCTGCGCCCGGAGGAGACCGGCAGTCTGCGCCCGTGGCTGCTGGGCATCGCCACCAATGTCCTGCGCAACACGGCACGTTCGGCCCGGCGGCACCGAAAGGCCCTGGCCCGGATGCCACGCTCGGACATCGTCCCGAACTTCGCCGACGAGGTAGCCGGGCGGTTGGCGGACGCCGAACAGCTGGCGGCGGCCATGGCGGCGCTGGAGGGGCTGCGGCGCGCCGAGCGCGAGGTGTTCACCCTGTGCGTCTGGGGTGGGCTGGACTACGCGTCCGCCGCCGAGGCCCTGGGCATACCCGTCGGCACCGTGCGCTCCCGGCTGTCCCGCGCCCGCGCCAAGCTGCGCGACTCCGTGGGGCACCCGGCCACCCGGCGCGACGACACACAGCGCGCACCCGGTCGGGAACTCCCCGGAGGCAGCGGACAGATACAGCGCGTAGACCGCATTCCGGCTCGAACCACCCAGGAGAACCCCGCATGA